From Xyrauchen texanus isolate HMW12.3.18 chromosome 44, RBS_HiC_50CHRs, whole genome shotgun sequence:
cactcaaataaaaataaatacatttcagattaaACTAAAGATTTTgagtcaaacaggtttcaatgtataaacttaattaggtttcttacaagATATAGTTTTGATGGCGTTTCAACCAAACACAAACTCCTCTGCGATCACCGCCATGTTGTTTAGTCACATGACTCCGTACGTCAAAATTTGAACCCTTTACTAACAgtacagagtctcctgaactgagatcagtcagtctaaatgaaataaaattttgcattgtAGTacaaggttaaaggaatattccggattaaATATATCTATGGTCTGCTGTCaattaaaactgaaaataatgtcaactcATTCCCcagtttgtaaaaatgaacaaaaaacttTTCTGAAAGGTTGATTCAGACAACTTTACTGCTTTTTTCCACCtaaagaataaatgtaagtgcttttaaaccctccataacACTTGTCTGCTGGACTAACATGGTAATTGCATTACTGTTAACATGCTTTCCATGTGTTTATACAAACTGAGGGAAAATTCAGCgttttattttctgtggtaattgacAGCAGGCCACAAGTTATATTTAACTCCTTTAAAGATTAGTTCATGTTATTACCAGCATAATATGCCAGTGTCCTGCGATTGCGGTCAAAAACGAACCACCGCTTCTTCCAGGTTTTAATTTTTCCACCCATTTTGACCAGGAACCCCCTGCAGGTCTTCTCGGTAATGGCCAGGTGAAAGCAAGTTTCAGGATGGTGACCAGCCACCTCGATGTGACCTCTCAGGTCAAAGTCATCCTTTCTCACTGGCAAGTAACGTGTCAATGGACGAGACTGGAGACACAAAAGGCAAAGTTCAGGTAAAGTCTCAACATGTCAGTACatagtaatgtgtgtgtgtattcccttctgaaaaacagcaaaaaaaagctTGCTAGTCAAAGCTGGTTTAGGCAGGTCTAGGGTGTCTCTTAGCCTGGCCATGCTGAAAAATGGCCATAACTCAatgaaaaccatcaaaacagacaaGCCTAACCAGTATGGCCATGCTGGAACACCAGCTAACCACCCTAGGCTGgattaagctgttttttttccagcaaggttagtagagagtgagagaggaagtctaATCATTAACTACAGTAGTATGACAAAGAATCTACAACTGCACACACTCCCTCAGATTTGCTCAGAGGTTGTTTTTGCATTATGTTAAGTGCCGTGAGATTAGTCTTTGCCATTATTAGTCATTTCCACATCTACTTATCTACATCTCTCTCAACCTCTCCCTCTTTCACAGTctcccagagcttcacctctctcTCCACAAGTTTCTGTCTTCTGTTTGTCTCTTCCTGCAGTCTTCTCTCCAAGTCCTCCCTCCTTCTCCTCTCGTCCTCAAGAGCCTGCCTGCGGAACTCCATCTCTTGCTCCTGTGGTGgataaacaaattaacaaacatgTCGACCAAAACAATGGCTATTTGTTATAAGCAGCCACAGATGGAATggaacttttttcacattttctgcacAGATATGGGGGAATACCTGTGGGATTCTGAGAAATGCATTTCAGTATTGCAAAATAGACTCCATGTGAGCTAGTTAAAAACATGAGGGAGAGATCTTTGCTTAGTAGGAAGAACTTGAGTTACCCTGTGCTCCAGTAGTCGGTTCTTCTCTGCTTGAGCCTCTCTCAGCATACGTTCCATCTCCTCTATTTTTACCATATTTGCTGTGCTGGCACTGTGCAGACCACACAAACAGGTTTAGTGACACAGATTCAAAGCTAGGTTAGCATTTTTAAGTCTTTAAGGTCCTAATAAGATTTATCtagtcaaattaattaaaaaaaaatatttttttttttgagattttaaacctCATTTGGCAGTGTGTTCAAGAGCATCTACAGATTCAGCTCCTTGGAGTGGCTTTGGAATGCAATACAAATTCCAAAGACAGGATATGTGTATATCTGAGCTAGTAATTGCAGACTCTTGTCTATTCAACTTCcttataaacaataataaattcacTTATAGTGAACATAGAGTACACAGAATaaagatacacacatacacacacttacacacttctCACTTGACAGCATGTTAACATCAATGGTGACAAGGCCTTGATTTACTTTATAAAGCTGCCTTCAAAGTGGATTTTAATGTTGGTTTAaaagctttaaattattttataaatataaaaaagcctATCTTATTGTCCAGCAAATATCTGTAACATGGGAGTCAGAATAGATGCTTAGTTACCAAGTGCAAAAAAGCATATGTTGAGCCAATCATTGAGCTGAAATTCAAAGAATACAGACCTCTTATCTATGTATAGACTATAGTCCTGATCATTATTGAAATGCCTCATAAGCTAAAATCCCTTATTTCTGGTCTTACGTGGAAATGTTGTCAGGTGAACAGGCTGAAATGCTGGTCTCCAGGCTTTCTGTACTGTCTACGCTCTGTGTGTCAAAGTTGTGTCCATTATCCAGGTAACGGTTTAAAAACGGTTCCAGGTACACATTTGATTCAGAAACCGTCCTATTGGACATCTCACTGAGTCTCTGCCTATCATCATTAAGATACAGCTGTCCTGCTGcaagaacaagagagagagagaaaaggatttTCATAACATTATTTACTATTTACTCTAGTGTATTAGGTTTTCTacatgtgtttatgtatgtgtgcttTGTGATGTTTTAGATTATTCTGTTAtagatcatttttatgtattcATAGTATATACAAGTGTTGGTTTtaacatttaaactactttaagaTGAAAATGTGCCACTTTGGCTAAATCTGGCacatttttatccctgtgcgATGTTATTTAACGTGTGCTGCCCAATAAACAAATACACATATAGAAATCTGATATGTAAAACATATACTGGATGTATGTTCATGTATGGCTTTCACTGATATACAAACGTCACATGCTTGCAAATACATATAGGTATatttcatacaacaaaaatatatattttataacataTTTTCCTAAATAATATTAGTACATattagtatatattatatattcagatttatgactatattttcagatttacgtttacattttcagatttataactatattcagttttacatttatatattcagaattatataaatatattcaggATTCATAACTATATATTTggatatacaattatatattcagaatttataactacagttgaagtcataagtttacatagaattaggttgaagtcattaaaactaatttactTAAGCACTATAttgcaaaatatagttttggcaagtcgtttaggacatctactttgttcatgacatgagtaatttttccaacaattgtttacagacagattgtttcacttttaattgactatattacaattccagtgggtcagaaatttacatacactaagttaactgtgcctttaagctgcttgtaaaattccagaaaattaggtcaagtctttaggcaattagccaattagcttcttataggaggtgcactgaattggaggtgtacctgtggatgtattttaaggcctaccttaaactcagtgcctctttgcttgacatcatgggaaaatcaaaagaaatcagccaagacttccgAAAAAATATCTGGATCATCCttatttccaaacgcctgaatgtaccacgtttatctgtacaaacaatactaCGCAAGcataaacacaatgggaccatgcagccatcacaccgctcaggaaggagacgcattctgcgaaaaatgcaaatcaatctcagaacaacagcaaaggacctagtgaagatggaggaaacaggttcacaagtatctatatccacagtaaaactagtctTATGctgaaataacctgaaaggctgctcagcaaggaagaagccattgatccaaaaccgccataaaaaagccagactacagtttgcaagtgcacatggggacaaagatctgactttttggacaaatgtcctctggtctaatgaaacaaaaattgaaccgtttggccataatgaccatcattatgtttggagggaaaagggtgaggcttgcaagccgaagaacaccatcccagccacactttgcacttcacaaaatagatggcattatgaggaaggaaaattatgtggatatattgtgcagcatctcaagatatcagccaggaagttaaagcttggtcacaaatgggtctttcaaatgaacattgacccaaagcatacctccaaaagtgtggcaaaatggcttaaggacaacaaagtcaaggtattggagtggccatcaaaaagccctgacctcaatcccatACAAATTTTGTGGGCAGAACAGAAAAAGAATGTGCAAACCTGAATCAGTTGCAAAAACGtttaacccaagttaaacaattaaaagtcaatgctaccaaataataacaaagtgtatgtaaacctctgaccaactgggaatgtgatgagagaaataaaagctgaaataaatcattctctctactgttattctgacatttcacattcttaaaataaagtagtgatcctaactgacataagacagggaatgttttctacgattaaatgtcaggaatttggaaaaactgagtttacatgtatttggctaaagtgtatgtaaacttctgacttcaactgtatatatatatatatgatttacaagtaaacatttatatttacaattatacaGTGTACTTAGATTTATACCTAcacattcagatttataactatattatatatatacatagagagAGAGGTTGAGAGCTGGATATtcatataatgtttgtatttaaacTCTAACAATAAATTATctgaaatattttagaaataggaATATTTACATCTTTAAAACTTTGAATTGAAAAGGTTTAAGTGTAATATTGTAATAAGTGTGTATTAGTGTATTACCCTTGAGTAGTCGGCGAGTGTCCAGGTCATGGGAGGTGGCCGACAGAGTGCGGGGGAGTACACTACTGCAGCTAGAGCTTTGAGACAGTGGCATATGGGGCTACAGGATTAaaagaatagagagagagagaaaaagagatttGTAAAAGGAAGCCTTTTCCACATGCCGAAAATCTGGAAATGAGCACAGAAATGATAACATACTGATAGTTCTTTTAATATACCGTATATGTGTGCCGTATTTGATGTCTGACCTTGGGAGACAGACTGCGACTAAGTGTGGAGTTGCTTATGGTCCCGGAAATCTGCCTCTCTCTCTTACGGGACACTCCGCCCTCACTCTGCAGAGCTCTGCCCTCCTTACAGCCATTGCTCCGCCTCCTCTCCTCCAGAGAGCGAAAATGCTGGAacattcaaacaaacagataaaataAGAAGTCTTTCAGAGCCTGTCTCAAAGCTCTGTGCTTGCTTTCAAAACTTCAAGCAAACTTTGCATTACCTCCTTCATGGACACAGGGTTAAGAGGGAAGGCCTGACCACCTGTCAACTCAGTGTATTTCCTCTCTAAAGATGATAGGTTCTCCCGTTCCTGCAGAGAGATTAGTAAAAAAATATCTATCCAGTGAAATATATAAGCATTGATATACACACATTCCTATATGTATAAGCAGATCCTTACTCTCTGCAACATATAAATGAGGGTTCTCTTTTCCTTCAAGAAGTTTTCCTTTTCCCGCTGTGTCTGCTGGGTTATCTGGGTTGACTGCATCTTCAGGGTAAGAAGCCTTTCCTTCAATATAGGCATTTTGTGGGAGGAAGAATAAATATCATTATAAAAAGCTCTTTGTACAAACTCAAATGTTGTGCAACACAATGACATGTGTTTTAATGTATGCGAACATGAATGAAGTGTGAGAGCTGCAGTGGAAGGAAAGATTTCGGACTGTTCCgctcacaaagctatcgtatggatACATGttcgaaacaacatgagggtgagtacactatgaccgaattttcatttttgggtgaactattcctttaaaaataatcaTGCATAAAGCATACACACCTTTCGAGTGACAATGGATCTTTGATATTCTGCAATCTCTCTGAGGAGCTGCTGTGTCTGTGACTCTTTTTCTTCATCTTGACGGCTCTCTTTTTCCAGCTGCTGAAACTCGAGATCTTCGTAACGCTTCGTCTCGGCTTCCAAGGCTTCAGTGTCCTATACAATGTTGAAACTTCAACTTACAAAACCAGCTATAATTCAGAGGATTGCACAAAACAGACAAGAAAAAAGCAAAACTAAacttaaaaagatagttcacccaaaaatgaacatatttAATCTATTACTTTTTTCTTGCATTGAATACAAAGcaggcctcagtcaccattcactttcactcagaggtgtagtggtaaaaaaagaggtgggtaaactataaattctggtggaccacgacgtggtcacccggtaaggtgggccactgcctaccggtgtatgtgtatcctgatgacatcgctataggctatcatttgatggtactaccaagggtatcactggttgttccctcatcataggtcacacaatcactattcaattcatacattaatctaagttcttgttaaagagacccaagaaggaataatatggttgaaatctataaagtttactaaatgacaaaacagagagaacaaaaatatttaagagagatagagagggaggcttatatccagggcttccaatgcaatactgtacataatgattagggatttgggattattttcatagtcgattaatctgttgaatattttctcgattaatcaattagttgtttggtctataatatgtcagaacaatgtggatcagtgtttcccaaaagcccaggaggatgacgtcctcaaatgtctcgttttgtccacaactcaaagatattcagtttactgtcacagaggagagaagacactagaacatattcacatttaacaagctggaatcaaataatttttgcccgccacaatatcaacgctgaccgtcacacattgattttcgatttattttttattttttactaagcctatttaaaatcgtatttgattgcagagagccgtagtgCATTCGctcagcactaggctacctctcgctcgtccttctctctctctctctctctcacccgtacctctcgcgctctctctccgacatggaacaccgctgcataaatctgtccaacacagcactgtcagttattacttattagccagcatgcaaggagcctagctaataaggagagctaagttattgttcgaatacagctggatttttgaggtcagcacgctggtagtagtcaatatcgatgcacgcgcaggggaaacactggcagcagcacattatgaaagacttcgtcttaggtttaacaacctatgaaattaataatgaacaatatgaaactaaaacgacataagcttaatttaaaatggcttaggaactatctatttagaggtggataaacgcaatttagaggtggataaacccactttggaggtgggtaaacgctatttctgAATTTTGGGAAGTGCGTAAACGGcatttacgtgcgtttagcctccactacatccctgctttcactgtatggaataAAGATGCAATCATTCTGCCAAGCATGTCCTTTTGTTTTCACCAGAGGAAAGGAAGTCTTACAGGTTTAAGagcaaaatgatgacagaattttcatttttgtgtgaactatccctttaaaagctaAAACATTTTGGTTACAAAGCAAAGCTAAAACACACAAGGAAGAAAGGCCTACCAACAAGAACAAACGGCCTCTCAAGAGCTGTTGCAGAGaggaaagaaagaagagaaagcCTTTGTCAGAGAGGTAATGCTGGTCTTTAGGGCATCAGAAGAACAGACAGAAGAATAGGTGGTAGCACAGGTGGGCGCAGGTACAAGGAGAACAAGGTATCTGACTGACCCTGGATAGCTGATTCTGGAGCTGCTCCTTCAGTGCTTCAGGACAGGTGTCCAACTGGATCTTCTGTTCTGAAAGCAGCTCAGCTAGCCTCTCTACTTTTACTCTCTCAGCCTCCAACAGGGCTTTGTCCTACAACACCGCAGTATCGCAGGGATGTATATGGATGATGTACACAAACAGAGCACACAAATATGACAGACAAAGAAGAGATAGGGCAAGGCTGGGTTAGAGCAAGGAAGAGATTAAGTGGAAAAAAGATGTAGGTTGGGGGAAAAAGTATATTTTCCCTTATCGGAGACCATATTAAAGCATTGAGATCAGGGTGCTGGTATCCCCCAGCAGGCTTCTTTACTAGCTTAACTAGTAAGACTTGTCTAGCATTTTGCTATGCTTGTCCACCAgctagctagaccagcaccaaaccagtacTAACCATTATAAACCAGCCTGGATTTTAAGCTAGTCTTTTCAGCAGCATAATGTTTGTGCTCAATCTTTGATAATCTAGGCGTAATCTTTGCAAACACATCTGTTACTCAGCTGCATTTACCTGAGTTTGAttgttttgagtgtttttctCCATGTTGCCCATTTTTTCATTGAGCTGTTCCAGTATTTCCTTATCACTCTGTAGTTGAGACACCTCTGCTTCTTGCTCACCATCCAAGAGAGCCCTCTCTACCTCCATCTGGAGCAAGACAGAGGGGGAAAGTCTTTATTGACTTTAGTTCCTCATTGAGGAATAAACTCATACACTTAAGGGAGCAAAGTCAAGCAGATCGATCGGTGGAGTTATTTACTGGCTGATGAATAAGGAGACATGAAGACAATCAATTAACACACATTCCATTACTTCAAAACACATAAAGCAACTAATTTAAGAACACAAACCTCTCTTATGGACTCATCCATCTGCGTGTCTAGATCTCTGATCTTCTGTTCCAGTTCCTCAATGTTGTTGAGCACCTGAATTCTCTCTTCTTCTATATGTGTCACTTCCTGCCTCCGCTGCATGTCCTCAGACACTTGCTAACATCGGACACATTATCAGAAATCAATCATACTTTATAGCAAACATCCGAGCTATgtcataatataatttatatccaACAACAAAAACCCTTTACAAGTTGAGATGTAACATAATTGTTGTAAACGCTTGGCAAAACAGAATTCAGACATTTTACAATATAATCAGTATAATTATAATAACAGATCATGTTATGCTTTAAAACTATACACATTGCACACACTTCACAACAGAAGTTCAGCTACAAACATATCAAACTctcacataatatttatatttatttataagccattaatatttgttatattatatttgacgatatatatgataaaatataatattacatatatatataatattcaaaatattattataatatattatcataattttaatattatcattattatatattatcataatattaatattatcatataaatattatgtgagagtttataattaatttatatacagtaagttgttacatttataataatataataaatgtatatacattatttactgtataatatataaacattatatatatatatatatatatatatatatatatatatatatatatatatatatatactgtatatactttttCTCAGGTGTATCTACTAAAATTCTTTAGGagaaataaaagtatatataaaaagtatatgtatatattacgtACAAAAAAAGAGAACATTTTTGACATACAATGTGGCCTTGACAGAATCTGATGAAAATGGTTGCATCCTGAAATGTCTGACTTTTGATTGGATTTTGATTTGATCTTGTTTCTGTTTCTGAGAAATAAAGGAGATACTCCAGAGATCTcaattgtgatttttctttcctatgggtaATATTTAGCAATGGAtgcattttaaagacattaaagggatagttcaacaacaaattataattctctcaccctcattccataccagatgtgtatgactttcttctgctgaacacaaacaaagatttgtagaatatctcagctcagttggtcttacaatgcaagtgaatggtgaccagacgtttgaagctccaaaaatcacataaaggccacgtaaaagtaatccataacactccagtggttaaat
This genomic window contains:
- the LOC127636883 gene encoding pleckstrin homology-like domain family B member 2 isoform X1, translating into MKNMLPENTAGPTLSLSTDATTLHSNGGSLGGPIGRGTRSKAELQELMESLQRRKSALEASLKATADRGYLTLSPPPSPQSASSYLQEHPPLSMRVPSTYIPSSHLSLPPSPHQSERPISPVPSQSRARHQSQDNLLLCPSSEVRHPNTTPSLLSMWNGSSSSYMTDALPPSRRGPSGAASMPSSPRLGRRLLLRTGESAVEPLLRQRKYSTGSLNGLGGHSRSLPRLYRGDAPMLSLPPRHTTKPRRSLPSMEKPPDVTVIANVPGSPHRASLCSAGSAPCLDLGVGERRLSFGKGGLGPGMGQRRGSISSLSGKEELRDYHQRQRDERLREQEVERLERQRLETILCLCSELGRSELSRLETNSCVSSISDLQKINRELEKLQVSDDESVFSDSTAGVSLDSGFVGKARSDILTRRQRGLSGHRETRPQSPTTSIRSSVPSPSPHIRSKQVSEDMQRRQEVTHIEEERIQVLNNIEELEQKIRDLDTQMDESIREMEVERALLDGEQEAEVSQLQSDKEILEQLNEKMGNMEKNTQNNQTQDKALLEAERVKVERLAELLSEQKIQLDTCPEALKEQLQNQLSRDTEALEAETKRYEDLEFQQLEKESRQDEEKESQTQQLLREIAEYQRSIVTRKERLLTLKMQSTQITQQTQREKENFLKEKRTLIYMLQRERENLSSLERKYTELTGGQAFPLNPVSMKEHFRSLEERRRSNGCKEGRALQSEGGVSRKRERQISGTISNSTLSRSLSPKVRHQIRHTYTPHMPLSQSSSCSSVLPRTLSATSHDLDTRRLLKAGQLYLNDDRQRLSEMSNRTVSESNVYLEPFLNRYLDNGHNFDTQSVDSTESLETSISACSPDNISTASTANMVKIEEMERMLREAQAEKNRLLEHREQEMEFRRQALEDERRRREDLERRLQEETNRRQKLVERESRPLTRYLPVRKDDFDLRGHIEVAGHHPETCFHLAITEKTCRGFLVKMGGKIKTWKKRWFVFDRNRRTLAYYADKHETKMKGVIYFQAIEEVYYDHLKNAHKSPNPSLTFSVKTHDRVYYMVAPSPEAMRIWMDVIVTGAEGYTHFLV